The following are encoded in a window of Candidatus Poribacteria bacterium genomic DNA:
- a CDS encoding type Z 30S ribosomal protein S14, which translates to MASKAWIAKQKRTPRFQTRKYNRCKSCGRSRGYLRKFELCRICFRLFARAGKIPGVRKASW; encoded by the coding sequence TTGGCAAGTAAAGCATGGATTGCCAAACAGAAACGAACCCCGCGGTTCCAAACCCGGAAATACAACCGCTGCAAAAGTTGCGGACGGTCGCGTGGGTATCTGCGCAAGTTTGAATTGTGTCGTATCTGTTTTCGTCTCTTCGCCCGTGCCGGTAAAATCCCCGGTGTCCGAAAGGCGAGCTGGTAG
- the rpsH gene encoding 30S ribosomal protein S8: MSMTDPIADMLTRIRNANMAGHERVEIPSSKVKAEIARILAEEGFVRNYRLLEDGNQGILRIYLKYGNTKKEKVITNLRRISKPGRRIYAKADSLPRVYGGLGVAILSTSNGLKTTPQCRREKIGGEVLCYVW; encoded by the coding sequence ATGTCGATGACCGATCCGATTGCTGATATGTTAACACGTATCCGCAATGCCAATATGGCAGGACATGAACGCGTTGAAATACCCTCTTCAAAGGTCAAAGCGGAAATCGCACGCATCTTGGCAGAAGAAGGTTTTGTCCGAAACTATCGCTTGCTTGAAGACGGAAATCAGGGGATTTTAAGAATCTATTTGAAATACGGAAACACTAAAAAAGAGAAGGTCATCACAAACCTTAGACGCATCAGCAAACCCGGTAGACGGATTTACGCCAAAGCTGATAGCCTACCACGTGTTTACGGCGGACTTGGTGTTGCTATTCTATCAACATCTAATGGGTTAAAAACCACACCACAATGCCGCAGGGAGAAGATCGGCGGCGAAGTTTTGTGTTACGTCTGGTAA
- the rplF gene encoding 50S ribosomal protein L6 has translation MSRIGLQPIPLPDKVEVALNKSDVHVEGPKGSLNWQLPDGIDVTLEENVLTVQRISEIKQHKALHGLARSLIANMVTGVSEGFEKKLRVVGTGYRAEVNRENNLVLDVGYSHSVTYTPPEGITLSVEASETIDGQAHTPVIISGIDKQLVGQVAATIRQIRKPDTYKPCKGIRYDGERVRDKEGKAAAVA, from the coding sequence ATGTCACGTATTGGACTACAACCGATTCCATTACCCGACAAAGTAGAAGTCGCCTTAAATAAAAGCGATGTACACGTCGAGGGACCCAAAGGAAGCCTGAATTGGCAACTTCCAGACGGAATCGATGTGACGCTTGAGGAAAACGTCCTAACCGTCCAAAGAATCAGTGAGATCAAACAGCACAAAGCCTTGCACGGATTGGCGCGCAGCCTCATCGCCAACATGGTTACTGGCGTTTCAGAGGGGTTTGAGAAAAAATTGCGAGTCGTGGGCACCGGCTACCGGGCGGAAGTCAACCGTGAGAACAATTTGGTTCTTGATGTCGGGTATTCACACTCCGTCACTTACACACCGCCTGAGGGAATCACACTTAGTGTTGAAGCCTCTGAGACAATAGATGGGCAAGCACACACACCTGTTATTATCAGCGGTATTGATAAACAACTCGTTGGACAGGTAGCAGCGACTATTCGTCAAATTCGGAAACCCGATACTTATAAACCTTGTAAAGGTATCCGCTACGATGGCGAGCGCGTCCGTGATAAAGAAGGTAAAGCTGCTGCTGTCGCCTAA
- the rplR gene encoding 50S ribosomal protein L18 produces the protein MSHLRRRKRVRQKITGTGSRPRLAVFRSLKHIYAQLINDELGVTVVEASTLSPELKETLSNGGNIAAAERVGALIAQKAKQREIQGVVFDRGGHLYHGRIKALAEAAREEGLKF, from the coding sequence ATGAGCCATCTACGCCGCCGGAAACGGGTCCGTCAAAAGATTACCGGAACCGGTAGCAGACCTCGGCTCGCCGTTTTCAGAAGTTTAAAACATATCTATGCGCAACTCATCAACGATGAACTTGGTGTGACGGTCGTCGAAGCCTCTACTTTGTCCCCAGAACTGAAAGAGACGCTTTCAAACGGTGGAAACATAGCGGCAGCGGAACGTGTTGGGGCACTTATCGCCCAAAAAGCCAAGCAGCGGGAAATTCAGGGAGTCGTCTTCGATCGGGGCGGGCATCTCTACCATGGTCGCATAAAAGCCCTTGCTGAAGCTGCAAGGGAAGAGGGACTTAAGTTCTAA
- the rpsE gene encoding 30S ribosomal protein S5, which yields MKDRINPDDFEFEERMITINRVMRVGKGRRTPSFNSLTVVGNRDGIVGIGFGSASEVAGALRKSFADARKNLIRVPITNGTLPHEITCEFKSAKVLLKPASPGTGIIAGHATRAILEFAGVRDALTKCLSSRNVKNIAEATMLGLKNLKDVNEVARLRDLSVEELLKKR from the coding sequence CTGAAAGATAGAATTAACCCTGATGATTTTGAATTTGAGGAACGCATGATTACAATTAACCGCGTGATGCGAGTCGGTAAGGGACGACGCACGCCGAGTTTTAACTCCCTCACAGTGGTTGGCAATCGTGATGGTATTGTCGGTATCGGATTTGGCAGCGCCAGCGAAGTGGCTGGCGCGCTCCGCAAAAGTTTCGCCGATGCTCGTAAAAACCTAATTCGGGTACCCATCACCAACGGCACGCTCCCGCATGAAATTACCTGCGAATTCAAATCCGCCAAAGTTTTGTTGAAACCGGCAAGTCCCGGAACTGGCATTATTGCAGGGCACGCAACGCGTGCTATTCTCGAATTTGCAGGGGTTCGAGACGCACTGACCAAATGCCTCTCCTCTCGGAACGTGAAAAATATTGCTGAAGCTACAATGCTTGGGCTGAAGAACCTCAAAGATGTCAACGAAGTTGCACGGCTACGAGACCTATCCGTTGAAGAGTTACTCAAGAAACGATAA
- the rplO gene encoding 50S ribosomal protein L15, with protein MKLNELKPAPGSKRSRKRVGRGNASGWGKTCGRGHKGQKSRSGGSIPAWFEGGQMPLVRRLPKRGPQRTAHKRFEYDIINVETLNLFDDAAVVSPKSLREAGLVKRKNALIKILGDGELEKQLTIQAHRFSKSAIEKIESKGGTAEVLGLHANPDNAA; from the coding sequence ATGAAATTGAATGAACTTAAACCCGCCCCTGGCTCAAAACGCTCCAGAAAACGTGTGGGCAGAGGGAACGCTTCAGGTTGGGGGAAAACCTGTGGACGCGGCCACAAGGGACAAAAGTCTCGATCCGGTGGCTCAATTCCAGCATGGTTTGAAGGTGGGCAGATGCCCCTCGTGCGACGCTTACCCAAGCGAGGACCACAACGAACCGCACACAAACGATTTGAGTATGATATTATCAATGTTGAAACGCTCAACCTTTTTGACGATGCAGCGGTCGTCAGTCCGAAATCCCTTCGCGAAGCAGGCCTAGTTAAACGAAAGAACGCACTGATAAAAATACTTGGCGATGGCGAACTCGAAAAACAGTTGACAATCCAAGCGCACCGTTTCTCAAAATCAGCGATCGAAAAAATTGAATCCAAAGGCGGTACAGCCGAAGTGCTCGGACTGCACGCTAATCCCGACAACGCTGCTTGA
- the secY gene encoding preprotein translocase subunit SecY: MIKAFQNAFKIPELRKRIIFTGLLLIVYRLGAHITLPGIDDVALEAFFQQLMERGGNVIGFIDLFSGGAFSQMTIFALGIQPYISASIIMQLLGVIVPSLEKLSKEPDGRKKMTQYTRYGTVILSIIQGITISIVLRNPENITGQAGEIVRDPNLWWHFLVVLTLTAGTSFVMWLGEQITERGIGQGISLIITVGIIAGLPGGVTTVLNNLVTRPEFGILQLVLLVGLIVIAVMGTVFITLSVRKIPVQYGRQIRGRRVIGGQSTHLPLRVNAAGMIPIIFAITLIQFPPTALGFLPRDWGWVTGAQALIDTGTPLWLTFYALLIIGFTYFYTAVQINPIQMAEDLQKYGGFIPGIRAGKQTADYINTTLTRITLPGAVFLAAIAVIPIMITGYLQIGSMVDGASILIVVGVVLDTMSQIESYLTVRHYEGFLKDRKLKGRRR; the protein is encoded by the coding sequence GTGATTAAGGCATTCCAAAACGCTTTTAAAATCCCTGAACTGCGGAAACGTATCATTTTTACAGGGCTGCTCTTGATTGTTTACCGCCTTGGCGCGCACATTACGCTTCCCGGTATTGATGACGTAGCACTTGAGGCATTTTTTCAACAACTCATGGAGCGTGGGGGCAATGTCATTGGGTTCATCGATCTGTTTTCCGGGGGCGCATTTAGTCAAATGACGATCTTCGCACTCGGTATACAACCCTATATTAGTGCCTCAATCATTATGCAGCTGCTCGGGGTCATCGTGCCCTCTTTGGAAAAACTCTCCAAAGAACCCGATGGCAGAAAGAAAATGACGCAGTACACCCGATACGGGACTGTTATACTCAGTATCATTCAAGGTATAACAATCAGTATCGTTTTGCGGAATCCAGAGAACATTACCGGACAAGCCGGTGAGATCGTTAGAGATCCTAACTTATGGTGGCATTTCCTTGTAGTCTTGACGCTCACAGCAGGTACCTCCTTCGTTATGTGGCTTGGTGAGCAAATCACCGAGCGCGGTATTGGGCAAGGTATCTCCCTAATCATTACGGTGGGGATCATTGCTGGTTTACCTGGTGGCGTTACTACTGTTTTAAACAATTTAGTGACAAGACCAGAATTCGGAATTCTACAACTCGTGCTCCTCGTCGGACTCATTGTTATAGCCGTAATGGGAACCGTTTTCATCACGCTTTCCGTCCGTAAGATACCCGTCCAATACGGTAGACAGATTCGCGGACGTAGGGTGATTGGCGGGCAATCAACGCATCTGCCGCTGAGAGTTAACGCCGCTGGCATGATTCCTATCATCTTTGCCATTACACTTATTCAGTTCCCGCCAACGGCCCTTGGTTTTCTCCCACGAGACTGGGGATGGGTGACAGGCGCGCAAGCACTGATTGATACAGGAACACCTTTGTGGCTTACCTTTTATGCGTTGTTAATCATCGGCTTCACCTATTTTTACACAGCCGTGCAAATCAACCCGATCCAAATGGCAGAGGATTTACAGAAATATGGCGGTTTCATCCCCGGTATCCGTGCCGGAAAACAGACTGCTGATTATATCAATACGACGCTCACACGGATCACGCTACCGGGCGCAGTCTTTCTCGCCGCTATCGCTGTGATTCCGATTATGATTACAGGTTATCTCCAAATCGGTAGTATGGTCGACGGTGCCTCTATTTTGATTGTGGTCGGTGTCGTATTAGATACAATGTCACAAATTGAATCCTATTTGACCGTCCGACACTACGAAGGATTCCTAAAAGATCGGAAACTTAAAGGCAGGCGGCGTTAA
- the rpmJ gene encoding 50S ribosomal protein L36, with protein sequence MKVRPSVKKMCNQCKIIKRKGVVRVICPSNPKHKQRQG encoded by the coding sequence ATGAAAGTCAGACCTTCTGTTAAAAAAATGTGTAACCAGTGTAAAATTATTAAGCGAAAAGGCGTTGTCCGAGTGATTTGTCCTTCAAATCCGAAGCACAAACAGCGACAGGGCTAA